AGTGCCATtgccctgcagagagacaggaaaggaaatggttttctgtagaagaattaaaattgtcttttttccAGAGGGAGGTCCTTACTCTGGTATGTCAAATTATATCCCAGGCCAGTGTGTTGGTGAAGAAAGTGGtcatttcccagctgtgctgggatccccAAGGATGTCAGATGTGCCCCTCCTGGCAACAGGGTACTAAAGGCATCACACATCCCCTGGACCACAGCTTTATACTGGTGTGGAGGGTGTGTCCTGTGCTCCAACGATGTTATCTGCTGTGCCCCTTTCCCAACTactgccctgcaggaggagggtaAGGGAGAGAATACCCAGTCATTTCCATGCCTTGTTTCCCTAGGACTCTTCTGATGACATGAGGAAAGTCCAAAGAAGGGAGAAGAATCGCATTGCTGCCCAGAAGAGCCGCCTGAGGCAGACCCAGAAAGCAGACACACTGCACTTGGTGAGCACTCCCACCCTTTCTCCTCCCTGGTGCTTAGAACTCATAGGAGACACCTGTGCTTTTCCCCTGGGACTCGGAGCAGCGATGCTCAGTGGAGTCAGGACAGGAGAAGTGAGGCCAGGGCAGGATGTAGGAGTCAGTGCTTGCAGGAGAGCACACAGCCCAGGATGACTGCCACTGAAGCGTTTAGTTTTGCAGCTAGTTTTGAATCCATCTTTATCTCTCAGTCTTTCATTAGTGATTTCCTTTCTCAGCCTCTTCTGACTGAGCTCTTTGAAAGCAGTCTCACCTGGCTTGGCTCTCCCCAGGTTTGAGATTCATGCCACCACTTATGCAGAGGTACAACAGCATACAAAGATACTTTTCTGTGCCACTGTGGGCACCCCCAACAGCTCTTCCCAGTGTGAAGGATTAGTTATCTGCCTTTCAGGGGGATGATCACTTCtggctgtgtgtgtttgggCAGGTGTATGGGGTCAGTGCTGGAGTATGAGGGCTGGGATGCTCTGCATTTTGCACATTGATAAATGTGTCCCATGTATTTTGGGCCACGCATGGAAAGGATGAAGAACATGCAGCTTGCAGGGGCAGAAACCATCTttatccctgtgctgggcttggCTGTCTTTTGAAAAGTGGTAGCTGAGCTCATGTTTGAAAAAACATCCTTTGATTTAGCAGTCTCCATGTTCCCATTATTGGAAATAATTATTGAGAATCCAGTTCTGAACCTTCCTCCTTACATAGTGCCCTTAGTCCATGGCTGGAGCTAGGTTTAAGGGAGAGATTTCACTCTTTTCTCAGTAGCTGATGAGCCTTCTCGAACTGACATGGTTCTAGGCTGATTGCATTACATCAGCCTGCAGCAatggctctgggcagctgtATCTGAGAGAGGTGAGAAAATACCCTTTCCTTGGGGTCAGTGCTCTCTCTACAGTAATCCTAGAGGTAGGTATGGGCTCTGAGCTTCCCTCAGGAAAACCCTGCCTAGTTGTGCACCAAGCAGGATTGGGCCGCTTTTCTTAGAGCACTTGCTTATGAGATTACTGTTGCTCAGCTACCACTGATAGCACACAGTCCCTGCTTTCCCATTGGGATGGGGCAGTGGGGCTAAGTCCATTTTAGATCCCAACAGGCAGATGCAAAAAGGCAGGGAGGCAAATAGGAGATGGATGGTAAATTTCTGCTAGGTTCTTTTCAGTTCCAGTGGACAGTGACCCCCTATTGCTCCTGGGTTCATTCCCTGAGCACCCTTTGCCTTTGCATGTTTCTGCATCAGGGACTTTGTTTCTCTGATGTGgttcttcacagaaaagcaTGGCTCCTTTTGAGCTATGGTGGTATGAAAGGAGCCACCAGCTCCATCTGCCCCAGGGTTTTCTAGCTTGTGTTTTGAGGGGAATGAGTCATAGGAAAGCTGGGACTCCTGGCCCCTGGGTGATTCCCATCAGTTCCTGAGTTCAACAACAGTCATGATTTCCAAACCAGATGGTGTCCCCTGAGAGATGCTGTTTGCTGTGTGAgttcctgctgtgggagcagctgtaATTGCTGGGTGCATTTCAACCTGTGCACAGAGTGGGCACCATCTGGAATCAGCATGGCAGCAGAGGGGCAAGCAGAAAGTTTGCTTTGCAAAGGTGGTGGTGCAGCTTTCCAGAGCCTCCAAGTGCTGGGTCTTGCTTTAGCACTCCCAGCTCCAATCCTCTGCTCttgcccaggctgctggcttCATGGTCAGTTGATGCCTGCAATGCTTCAGCCTGGAACTGGCTGCACTTCAGCAGAAGCGGAGGTATCAAAGGCTTTGATGCTCTCAGTATTGTTGAGACAAGGCTGAGCATCATTATTAACCCCTTTGTTGTTATTCTCATTCCTACCAGTATTAATTCAGTTCTTCTGAGGCCttagtttctcttttcttctgacTCAAGCgtctcttcttcctccccaaAGGCCGCTGCTTTCCTTGGGGCTAGCAGGAAGCAGTGAGTCTCTTCTTTCCAGGGCCATGACAGGTTTCCTGTGGCAGGTGGTTTTCTGGTTAAAGACGGCGGTTATTCAACGTGCTCTCCCTCGGGGGCTGGGCTGCCCGGGAAGCGCCCGgagatgtgtgtgtgcatgagcGGGAGCGAGAAAGCCTGGGCGGGAGCAAGCCACAGGCGCTTCTCGTAAGCCGGGCCCGGGGAGCGTGGCTGGGGCTGCCGGCATCGCACCCACACCCGGCCTGGccagctgggggaggagggtTTGCCCAGGCGTGGCTCTGTGATGAATTTACCAGAAATATATCGTTCTGGAAATTCTGTGGGGCAGAGAGGCGAAGGACCACAACTCTCACGTCGCTAGCTCATCCCTGCGGGTCCCATGCTGAGGAAGCCCCTGTGGTTTTGTCTCCTCAGGAGAGTGAAGACTTAGAGAGACAGAATGCTGCCCTGCGCCGGGAGATCAAGCAGCTGACAGAGGAAATGAAGCACTTCACCTCGATGCTGAGCTCCCATGAACCATTCTGCTCCATCCTGACATCCCCTCCACCGCCTCCAGAAGTGCTTTATGCCACACACTCTTTTCACCAACCCCACATCAGCTCCCCACGCTTTCAGCACTGAGCCAGCCAGGAGGACAGCAGCCTGCCAGCTCCACTGATGGCAAGAAGTATCTTTGTGGGGCTAGATTTCCCATCCAGGGGAAGGAATTGGACAGACGGACATTCCTTCTTAAAGTATGTATTCTGAGTGATTTGCCTAAGACTTGCTCCCTGTGCAGAAATGGCAGAGCCACCATGAGGCATCTTTGGACAGTTTCCAGCTTGGATTCTGGTAGGAAGAGGCAGTCACAAAAGGGCACCATCCCCCTTCTCTAGTTCTTGTCTGGGGAGACTCACAGGAgtgtgcagctctggcagcctccaTA
The DNA window shown above is from Camarhynchus parvulus chromosome 5, STF_HiC, whole genome shotgun sequence and carries:
- the BATF gene encoding basic leucine zipper transcriptional factor ATF-like — its product is MPHSSDSSDSSSFSQSPPPSKQDSSDDMRKVQRREKNRIAAQKSRLRQTQKADTLHLESEDLERQNAALRREIKQLTEEMKHFTSMLSSHEPFCSILTSPPPPPEVLYATHSFHQPHISSPRFQH